In a genomic window of Maridesulfovibrio ferrireducens:
- a CDS encoding VWA domain-containing protein yields MISNKYYACLLLVLIYAGFACPAQARVVSVVYDDSMSMFGGFNHKFGYQKPTDQWIYANYALQTLAALMHKEDTLNVVRMSAVNATGPTKIPSYSGDKVSSAISDIRNYGCGGKTPYKPVSVAVEHFLASTLNDSLLKKVKENRKDWLIIITDGVFNNQSKNVALDIEKFKEKAGNDCRVIFLLIGSDASEALYQKWRKEVGGHVDDLIKVSTAGGGKHILDAMKKVAARIEGRDEFEDRFPSNFSGDKFEFRSIFPLLRVSVLQQVYGSNDFSKPQKLIAPDGREILFKNVEIKSPHKEKITSSSGVVLKKVLQRDISGIISIAGNGERVMGPGTYQIDCPGRFTSSTLKKLLIETAMNFQPELQVEGRGVVKEREGSYVLCRDDRFRIYVKFSDYKTGDHIKLSAEQAAQIDVHVLDSEMTAIGKRFHFDKNLNLFISEWQNVSSIKGASDRKEISIRAVSQGYFHLKSGVFKINAKEGSREVVATLNSPLVNVPYKYCDVPEEVGSVAVDISKGADKGMVQLSARDLPEGITISSRKRAGVTGCSSEVLYFPGNPVAVYLYRDKQFTLSSPTDVSVDIQFLDDPAIRLKNKNLKFQIVPQKRNLEFVQSMPFWNGSVAVPEEVAPLILQIREDGQSIDLKHENWEVEPSINDELEFAVMQDSEVPGGYEIAPVFGMLTPPLPASAGEFPVQLNWKGPFPGEILSSNIILSMNDADWWAKYKSVIGWFLLICFLSWYVWRLLTKQRFAKDARIKSEVNRSGVPPKFHTEFLSRQGVGSLLVKWFWPSVAEVKNIRGVIFKAGMSPASIVVDKSCQNKDMFLAGMPLDFPKRKDQSLSRWSSLEVRGNSSIKKYHYE; encoded by the coding sequence ATGATCTCAAATAAATATTATGCCTGTTTGTTGCTGGTACTGATTTATGCAGGATTTGCCTGTCCCGCACAGGCGAGAGTCGTCTCAGTTGTTTATGATGATTCTATGAGTATGTTTGGTGGTTTTAACCATAAGTTTGGTTATCAGAAGCCCACAGATCAGTGGATATATGCGAACTATGCACTTCAGACTCTTGCGGCTCTTATGCACAAGGAAGACACCTTAAATGTTGTCCGTATGAGTGCCGTAAATGCAACTGGCCCCACAAAAATTCCTTCGTATTCAGGTGATAAGGTTTCTTCGGCAATTAGCGATATTCGGAATTACGGTTGTGGAGGCAAGACTCCTTATAAACCTGTGAGTGTCGCGGTTGAACATTTTCTTGCGAGCACTCTTAATGATTCCTTGCTCAAGAAGGTTAAAGAAAATCGTAAAGACTGGCTGATAATCATTACTGACGGCGTTTTTAACAATCAGTCTAAAAATGTTGCTTTGGATATTGAGAAATTTAAGGAAAAAGCAGGTAACGATTGCAGGGTTATTTTTTTATTGATCGGTTCAGATGCAAGCGAGGCTCTTTATCAGAAGTGGCGGAAGGAAGTTGGCGGGCATGTGGATGATCTTATAAAGGTTTCCACAGCGGGAGGTGGCAAACATATCCTTGATGCGATGAAAAAAGTTGCAGCCCGTATTGAAGGGCGTGATGAGTTTGAAGATAGATTCCCGTCGAATTTTTCCGGTGACAAATTTGAATTCCGGTCAATATTTCCATTACTTCGCGTCAGTGTTTTACAACAGGTTTATGGAAGTAATGATTTTTCAAAACCTCAGAAATTGATTGCACCTGATGGAAGAGAAATTCTGTTCAAAAATGTTGAGATAAAAAGTCCTCATAAAGAAAAAATAACATCCTCATCCGGAGTTGTTTTGAAAAAGGTTTTGCAACGGGATATTTCAGGAATTATTTCAATAGCCGGAAACGGTGAAAGGGTTATGGGGCCGGGAACATATCAAATAGATTGTCCGGGCAGATTTACTTCCTCCACTTTAAAAAAATTACTTATCGAGACGGCTATGAACTTTCAGCCTGAGTTGCAAGTAGAGGGGCGGGGAGTCGTAAAAGAGAGGGAAGGCAGTTATGTCTTATGTCGTGATGACAGGTTCAGAATTTATGTGAAATTTTCAGATTACAAAACCGGAGATCATATAAAACTTAGTGCTGAACAAGCTGCACAGATAGACGTTCATGTTCTTGACAGCGAAATGACCGCAATCGGAAAGCGTTTTCATTTTGATAAAAATTTGAATTTATTCATTTCGGAGTGGCAAAATGTTTCCTCCATAAAAGGAGCTTCTGACCGCAAGGAGATATCTATCCGAGCTGTGTCACAAGGATATTTTCACCTGAAATCCGGTGTGTTCAAGATTAACGCAAAAGAAGGTTCGCGCGAGGTAGTTGCAACCCTAAATTCGCCCTTGGTTAATGTTCCTTATAAATATTGTGATGTTCCGGAAGAGGTAGGTTCTGTTGCTGTTGATATCTCGAAAGGAGCGGACAAGGGCATGGTTCAACTGTCAGCCAGAGATCTTCCTGAAGGCATAACAATCAGTTCTCGAAAGAGAGCAGGGGTGACCGGTTGTTCCTCTGAAGTTCTGTATTTTCCGGGAAATCCTGTTGCAGTATATTTGTATCGGGATAAACAGTTCACTCTCTCCTCACCGACAGATGTCTCCGTAGATATTCAGTTTCTTGATGATCCCGCAATCAGACTTAAAAATAAGAATCTAAAATTTCAAATTGTTCCGCAAAAGAGAAATCTTGAGTTTGTGCAGAGCATGCCTTTTTGGAATGGCAGTGTTGCTGTGCCCGAAGAAGTTGCCCCTCTTATTCTGCAAATTCGCGAAGACGGGCAATCTATCGATTTAAAACATGAAAACTGGGAGGTTGAACCTTCCATTAATGATGAGCTTGAATTTGCTGTAATGCAAGATTCCGAGGTTCCCGGAGGTTATGAGATAGCCCCGGTCTTCGGTATGCTTACTCCGCCTTTACCTGCTTCTGCCGGAGAGTTTCCTGTTCAGCTTAATTGGAAAGGTCCGTTTCCCGGTGAAATTTTATCATCAAACATCATACTTTCAATGAACGATGCTGATTGGTGGGCAAAATATAAAAGCGTGATTGGCTGGTTCTTGCTTATTTGTTTTTTGAGTTGGTATGTCTGGAGATTGCTTACTAAGCAGCGATTCGCAAAGGATGCCAGAATAAAATCGGAAGTTAATCGCAGTGGAGTACCTCCTAAATTTCATACAGAATTTTTGAGCAGGCAAGGAGTTGGTTCTTTGCTTGTTAAATGGTTCTGGCCGTCTGTTGCTGAGGTGAAAAATATTAGAGGTGTGATCTTTAAAGCCGGAATGAGTCCTGCAAGTATTGTAGTTGATAAATCCTGTCAGAATAAGGATATGTTTTTGGCGGGTATGCCTCTGGATTTCCCTAAGCGAAAAGATCAGAGCCTGTCTCGTTGGTCTTCTCTCGAGGTTCGTGGAAATAGTTCAATCAAAAAATATCATTACGAATAG
- a CDS encoding nitroreductase family protein — MMPVTINIDLCKSDELCVRDCPLGVLKIVEKGQAPIVNPKKAGFCINCGHCVAICPTNAITLNAFADQNATPYPSEKIADPESIETFFKSRRSIRKFKKKPLSVDEIAELIHLAAYAPSGHNTQPVSWTVLDQPEKVQELAALVADCMNELAAQKHPIAKKLFLSGIARAFTHGHDMICRDAPALAVSWAPNEGITPDTDSIISTAHLELAAHSKGFGACWAGYVVMAAKFSEPVRTFLDVPEHHTLHGALLLGHPSIKYKNIPPRHKAAGEKSNAGFVFPARKNEHN; from the coding sequence ATGATGCCGGTAACTATCAATATTGATCTTTGTAAATCAGATGAACTCTGTGTAAGAGACTGCCCACTGGGAGTTCTTAAAATTGTCGAAAAAGGGCAAGCTCCGATCGTCAATCCTAAAAAAGCGGGCTTCTGTATCAACTGCGGACATTGCGTTGCAATCTGTCCGACAAATGCCATTACTTTGAACGCATTTGCGGATCAAAACGCCACTCCATATCCATCAGAAAAAATTGCCGATCCTGAATCAATTGAAACATTTTTTAAAAGCAGGCGCTCTATTCGCAAGTTCAAAAAGAAACCTCTTTCTGTTGACGAAATAGCTGAACTAATCCATCTGGCGGCTTATGCTCCTTCCGGACACAACACTCAGCCTGTTTCGTGGACTGTTCTGGACCAACCTGAAAAAGTTCAGGAACTCGCAGCCCTTGTTGCGGACTGTATGAATGAACTCGCAGCCCAAAAACATCCAATAGCAAAAAAATTGTTCCTTTCAGGAATCGCCAGAGCATTTACTCACGGACACGACATGATCTGCCGCGATGCTCCCGCACTGGCTGTAAGCTGGGCTCCAAACGAAGGGATTACCCCGGATACTGATTCAATAATTTCTACCGCCCATCTTGAGCTTGCGGCACACTCCAAAGGTTTTGGAGCCTGCTGGGCCGGATATGTGGTAATGGCAGCCAAATTCAGTGAACCGGTCAGAACGTTCCTTGATGTACCGGAACATCACACTCTTCACGGAGCCTTACTTCTCGGGCACCCTTCGATAAAATATAAAAACATCCCGCCCCGGCATAAAGCTGCCGGTGAAAAATCAAACGCAGGGTTTGTTTTCCCTGCCCGCAAAAACGAACATAATTAG
- a CDS encoding PhoU domain-containing protein produces the protein MMTFEGLDENFKFLVLEVKTQIGATRKFVNSPSRALFRKITSRDDHIDNLKTIIENKSYSRINKDTELDDKSLNKIRAIQLASVNLERIGDYCVNIVNQMAYLEDKNFVNRFENPEAFDIIEETTALIEKGFNEDNMPLALEICKSEYSLDSLYKDNFNRIMAEMGSGKNIPDLVTVLFIFRYLERIGDSLLNIGEAIIFSILGERIKIEQFESLQHTLTVSGFDGSFSDIDFQGIWGSRSGCRIGHVQAKDKENGPPVAQGSIYKEGNLAKIKQERDNLKLWNNNFPGMVPDIFGYHESPDENKGSMLVEFLPGCTLDTMILTSDDADLENGLFTLEQTLRHIWKKPIKTGPFPTTYMEQLKSRQPGVLQVHPEFNTLAGSQGSVDITSATDLINKAMSVEKNLPAPFTVFIHGDFNCNNVVYSNADERIRFIDLHRSRDFDYIQDISVFLVSSFRMPIFDRPIRNKINAVISRFYSFTEEFALENDDTTWKARLTLALARSFYTSTRFEFNYGFAKEMFNRSIFLLEKINRYNGNWNDFVLPEDILHY, from the coding sequence ATGATGACATTTGAAGGTTTAGATGAAAATTTTAAATTTCTTGTCCTTGAAGTAAAAACCCAGATCGGCGCGACTAGAAAATTTGTAAATTCCCCCTCACGCGCGCTTTTTCGCAAGATTACCTCGCGAGATGATCATATTGATAATCTTAAAACCATCATCGAGAATAAAAGCTATTCTCGCATAAACAAAGATACTGAACTGGACGACAAATCTCTGAATAAAATCAGAGCAATACAACTAGCATCAGTCAACCTCGAACGAATCGGTGACTACTGCGTCAACATAGTCAACCAGATGGCTTATCTTGAAGACAAAAATTTTGTAAACCGATTCGAGAACCCGGAAGCATTCGATATAATCGAAGAAACCACCGCTTTAATTGAAAAAGGTTTCAACGAAGATAATATGCCTTTAGCTCTTGAAATTTGTAAATCAGAATACAGCCTCGACTCTCTGTATAAAGACAATTTCAATCGCATTATGGCGGAGATGGGAAGCGGAAAAAATATCCCGGACTTAGTTACAGTCCTTTTCATATTCCGGTATCTTGAAAGAATCGGCGACTCTCTCCTTAACATCGGGGAAGCAATTATCTTCTCTATTTTAGGAGAACGCATCAAGATTGAACAATTTGAATCACTACAGCATACTCTGACCGTTTCCGGCTTTGACGGCTCGTTTTCAGACATTGATTTTCAAGGAATATGGGGCTCCCGCTCTGGATGCCGTATCGGACATGTGCAAGCAAAAGATAAAGAAAACGGTCCTCCGGTTGCGCAGGGAAGTATTTATAAAGAAGGAAATCTGGCAAAAATCAAACAGGAACGCGATAACCTCAAACTCTGGAATAATAATTTCCCGGGCATGGTTCCTGACATTTTCGGCTATCACGAATCTCCTGATGAAAATAAAGGCTCTATGCTGGTAGAATTTCTGCCGGGTTGCACATTGGATACAATGATCCTCACCTCTGACGATGCCGATCTTGAGAACGGACTGTTCACTCTGGAACAGACACTGCGCCATATCTGGAAAAAACCCATCAAGACAGGTCCGTTTCCAACCACCTATATGGAACAGCTCAAATCCCGCCAGCCCGGAGTTTTGCAAGTTCATCCCGAATTCAACACCCTTGCCGGATCACAGGGGTCTGTAGACATAACTTCCGCAACAGATCTCATTAATAAAGCAATGTCTGTTGAGAAGAATCTTCCCGCTCCGTTCACCGTTTTTATCCACGGAGATTTCAACTGCAACAACGTTGTTTACAGCAACGCAGATGAACGAATCAGATTCATTGATCTCCATAGATCAAGAGACTTTGACTATATTCAAGATATTTCTGTATTTCTTGTATCAAGCTTCCGCATGCCCATATTCGACCGGCCCATAAGAAATAAAATCAATGCTGTAATATCAAGATTTTATAGTTTTACAGAAGAATTTGCATTGGAAAATGACGATACAACATGGAAAGCAAGATTAACTCTGGCATTAGCACGCTCCTTCTATACGTCGACACGATTCGAATTCAATTACGGATTTGCAAAAGAAATGTTTAATCGCTCCATATTCCTTCTTGAAAAAATAAACCGCTACAACGGTAACTGGAACGACTTTGTACTGCCTGAAGATATTCTTCATTACTAA
- a CDS encoding HprK-related kinase B, which produces MNGNTITRSEIVKKYRKEFPATESLFIDFDGCVIETRVNSTALLAYLKNYFKEFLIEDAEAEILITAHDCLPVDLGIKYVVKQPDAGKTKIKNEHADLADGRVVYKSLTGMIFAFGHGENIAIGPCIENSNQVINFINNRFIEYKLNQGCLLGHAAGVLKNGRGIGIAGFSGMGKSTLALHLMSKGTTFISNDRVMIENSNSGITVYGVAKQPRINPGTALHNPDLIHVVAENDREKFMALPKAELWNLEHKYDALIDECYGKNKFILRAPMSGLVILNWQRDENETVIKIVDPMKRKDLLPAFMKESGLFYLPDSSDKRKDPDIDAYAAILSKTTLIEISGGVDFKKATDACLKFMQLGTI; this is translated from the coding sequence ATGAATGGAAATACAATCACAAGATCTGAAATAGTTAAAAAATATCGCAAAGAATTTCCGGCAACAGAATCTCTTTTCATCGATTTCGACGGCTGCGTAATTGAAACAAGAGTAAACAGCACTGCACTGCTTGCATACCTCAAAAATTATTTTAAAGAATTCCTGATTGAGGATGCAGAAGCAGAAATTCTTATCACTGCTCACGATTGCCTGCCCGTTGACCTTGGGATTAAATATGTTGTTAAACAACCCGATGCTGGAAAAACAAAAATTAAAAATGAACATGCAGACCTTGCTGACGGAAGAGTTGTTTACAAAAGTCTAACCGGAATGATCTTCGCCTTCGGACACGGGGAAAACATTGCTATCGGTCCCTGCATTGAAAATTCCAATCAGGTCATAAACTTCATCAATAATCGCTTTATAGAATACAAACTCAATCAGGGCTGCCTGCTGGGGCACGCTGCGGGAGTTCTTAAAAACGGACGCGGCATCGGCATTGCCGGTTTCTCAGGAATGGGAAAATCCACTCTGGCTCTACACTTAATGAGTAAAGGTACTACTTTTATCAGCAATGACAGAGTCATGATTGAAAACAGCAACTCTGGAATAACTGTCTACGGAGTGGCTAAACAGCCCAGAATAAATCCCGGGACAGCGTTGCACAACCCAGATTTAATCCACGTTGTTGCTGAAAATGACAGAGAAAAATTTATGGCTCTTCCGAAAGCGGAGCTATGGAATCTCGAACATAAATATGATGCGTTAATTGATGAGTGTTACGGCAAAAACAAATTTATTCTTCGCGCTCCAATGAGCGGATTAGTTATTTTGAATTGGCAGAGAGATGAAAACGAAACTGTCATTAAAATTGTTGATCCCATGAAACGCAAAGATCTGCTCCCTGCCTTCATGAAAGAATCAGGATTATTCTACCTTCCTGATTCGTCGGATAAAAGAAAAGATCCTGATATAGACGCATACGCAGCGATTCTTTCTAAAACAACACTCATAGAAATCAGCGGCGGTGTGGATTTTAAGAAGGCCACCGATGCCTGTCTCAAATTCATGCAGCTCGGTACGATTTAG
- a CDS encoding GAK system ATP-grasp enzyme — protein sequence MKIGVIGIKGAWSSEQLAEAVASKTGQDKMLFEMEDVRLDLPSGKAFVDGVNLSELDGIIIKKIGKQYSPVLLDRLEMLRLLEGRGIKIFSSPYSILRVLDRLTCTISLQLGNIPMPPTTITEDIDHALAAVEEYGEAVFKPLYSTKARGMFLLKPNPQARETIEEYSKKYKTMYIQKTIDLKNSDLGIVFLGGKYVTTYARCKTNDAWNTTTLSGGKYAPVDPPAEIIELARKAQSLFNLDFTCVDVALTDEGPFIFEVSAFGGFRGLLDAREIDAASMYADYAIEKLK from the coding sequence ATGAAAATAGGAGTAATCGGAATAAAAGGGGCATGGTCATCCGAACAACTGGCCGAAGCTGTCGCCAGCAAAACCGGTCAGGATAAAATGCTCTTCGAAATGGAAGATGTGCGCCTCGATCTTCCATCCGGCAAAGCCTTCGTTGACGGAGTGAATCTTTCTGAACTTGACGGAATTATCATAAAAAAAATCGGCAAGCAGTATTCACCGGTGCTGCTTGATCGCCTCGAAATGCTTCGTTTGCTCGAAGGACGGGGAATTAAAATATTTTCATCCCCGTACAGTATCTTAAGAGTGCTGGACAGGCTAACCTGTACGATATCGCTGCAACTGGGTAATATTCCAATGCCCCCGACAACTATCACCGAAGATATTGACCATGCACTTGCGGCAGTTGAGGAATACGGCGAAGCAGTGTTCAAACCTCTATACAGCACCAAGGCCCGCGGCATGTTTCTGCTTAAGCCTAATCCGCAAGCCCGCGAAACTATCGAAGAATACAGCAAAAAATACAAAACCATGTACATTCAGAAGACTATCGATCTCAAAAACAGTGATCTGGGAATCGTCTTTTTAGGCGGAAAATATGTAACAACATACGCTCGCTGTAAAACAAATGACGCATGGAATACCACTACGTTAAGCGGCGGAAAATACGCTCCCGTTGATCCTCCAGCAGAAATAATCGAACTTGCCCGCAAAGCACAATCTCTGTTTAATCTGGACTTCACCTGCGTGGATGTTGCACTCACTGATGAAGGGCCTTTCATTTTTGAAGTATCAGCCTTCGGAGGTTTCAGGGGACTGCTTGATGCGCGGGAAATAGACGCAGCTTCCATGTATGCTGATTATGCAATTGAGAAATTAAAATAA
- a CDS encoding GAK system XXXCH domain-containing protein, which produces MGKENKIEKFIKPDELPDFLRKMAEAIETGKSEDMPGFTFMAGFKKLKINISHNLEQTTIKIKAKPAYESDEQKTDDGISGRLKYSSLKKRMGDSFKIIFKTIHAGSFPPGETVSQFIEDSKLMVTYEGYGDEYYEEYITACDTFENAVENNNIEEAHKACDSLNNIKAHCHSQHK; this is translated from the coding sequence ATGGGTAAAGAAAACAAGATTGAAAAATTCATAAAGCCGGATGAGCTTCCTGACTTCCTTCGTAAAATGGCTGAGGCTATCGAGACCGGAAAATCAGAGGACATGCCCGGCTTCACTTTCATGGCTGGCTTTAAAAAACTTAAAATCAATATCAGTCACAATTTAGAACAGACAACTATCAAAATTAAAGCCAAACCTGCTTACGAATCGGACGAGCAGAAAACGGATGACGGTATTTCCGGCAGACTCAAATACAGCAGTCTTAAAAAGCGGATGGGAGATTCTTTCAAAATAATATTTAAGACCATTCACGCAGGTTCATTTCCTCCCGGAGAGACTGTCAGCCAGTTCATAGAAGACTCTAAGCTGATGGTTACCTACGAAGGTTACGGTGACGAATATTATGAAGAATACATCACCGCCTGTGACACTTTTGAAAATGCTGTCGAGAACAATAATATTGAAGAAGCTCACAAAGCATGTGACAGTTTAAACAACATTAAAGCCCACTGCCATTCTCAACATAAATAA
- a CDS encoding response regulator, translating into MFAGLIGYVLWTSYCSQLQVRKTARSFFVGESAKRAMAVSFFFSGRLSELNGLASSAPLKSFISMQADPDFNVNDPGCSATFHNICKNISDTVSNKYYGQEQVFAKIVVLDSKGELLVDTDSECVLIRGNDSYAGYAVKAKDPLFSTGESGGVFSIVVGVPVKGDRGEPGTILGWVRVESLFESLGDMTASPSVGSDFLLIGRTVFAISDNSARESGQLLLMDVLGGDWRGLTLLEAGKSGRDVDYLAISSPVQRTSLHIVSLVEEQKLFGLLGPQKLLLFSIVLFLAIAAGCYYLVRATIMRQVYEARISEARRREEAINMQRLELKHEIEGRELADSLRIKAESRYRDIFDNAPMGIFQVSLDGHYLTVNSAYASILGYADAEDLIVSISNDRNRIYLNAEDFDNILGQLHLSGRVLGYEVLCVRKDGSTVWTRRDFRLVDSGSALPCYIEGFVIDITVRKKVEEKLLNNQKRLRSLFENSPVALWELDFSALKKKIDSCGETTVLNIRDKVLKDQNNVFQCVELIKVLAANNIAVDFIGANSREELLASGFSSYVVKNSWKYFRSILLDLVSGAMRHRSEFYFVRSDGKEQYFIVNCTIAPEYEDSWERVLATVEDISELKRIEKELRISKEEAQKANEAKGQFLANMTHEFRTPMNAIKGMVQLIQATELTTEQNENLRLIKSSVDSLLVIANDILDFSKIDSGHMELQTESLDLPMFLKEMRDVMDIGAMNKDLKVVLKTENVPTCVEIDSMRLRQILVNLLGNAVKFTSSGAVTLTAKLVPDVESGRKRNVYFEVSDTGIGLPDNGAEDLFKSFVQADLSITRKYGGTGLGLAICHRLVKLMGGDLKGGNNSEGGAVFSFVLPLMECPLDDVGIEETSANDKDVKDNFSKVKVLVAEDSKMNQILLRKIFEKNGLDNFVIVENGKEAVDAFTVSDDFDIIFMDIQMPVMDGFEATRAIRKLHSPVRIVALTANSDSEYWRRCKDCGMDTRITKPFNIEDLLAELKKVS; encoded by the coding sequence GTGTTTGCAGGACTTATTGGATATGTCCTCTGGACCAGCTATTGTTCACAGTTACAGGTTAGAAAGACAGCCAGATCTTTTTTTGTCGGAGAGTCCGCCAAAAGAGCTATGGCTGTCAGTTTTTTCTTTTCCGGCAGGCTTAGTGAACTTAATGGTCTTGCTTCAAGTGCGCCTCTCAAATCTTTTATTTCAATGCAGGCTGATCCTGATTTTAACGTTAATGATCCGGGTTGCTCGGCAACATTTCATAATATCTGCAAAAACATATCAGACACAGTATCTAATAAATATTACGGGCAAGAGCAGGTCTTTGCAAAGATTGTTGTTTTGGACAGTAAAGGCGAGCTGCTTGTTGATACAGATAGTGAATGTGTATTGATCAGAGGCAATGATTCTTATGCAGGGTATGCGGTAAAAGCTAAAGATCCTCTTTTCAGTACCGGGGAGTCCGGCGGTGTTTTTTCTATAGTTGTCGGTGTGCCTGTCAAAGGGGACCGCGGTGAGCCCGGAACAATCCTTGGATGGGTACGGGTTGAAAGTTTGTTCGAAAGCCTTGGAGATATGACAGCTTCCCCTTCTGTCGGTAGCGATTTTCTTCTCATTGGACGCACCGTGTTTGCTATTTCTGATAATTCAGCGCGAGAAAGCGGACAATTATTGCTTATGGATGTTCTGGGGGGGGATTGGAGAGGGTTAACTCTTCTTGAAGCTGGAAAATCAGGAAGAGATGTTGATTATCTTGCCATCTCTTCTCCTGTGCAAAGGACATCACTGCACATAGTTAGTTTGGTTGAGGAACAAAAACTTTTTGGTTTGTTAGGACCGCAAAAGCTACTTTTGTTTTCAATTGTACTATTTTTAGCCATCGCTGCCGGCTGTTATTATTTAGTTAGAGCCACAATTATGCGCCAAGTCTACGAGGCCCGCATTTCTGAGGCCAGAAGGCGTGAAGAGGCAATTAATATGCAACGTCTTGAACTGAAACATGAAATTGAGGGAAGAGAGCTTGCTGACAGCTTGAGGATTAAGGCGGAGAGTAGGTATAGAGATATTTTTGACAATGCACCTATGGGAATTTTTCAGGTAAGTTTGGATGGTCATTATTTAACTGTTAACTCGGCATACGCATCTATTTTAGGATATGCGGATGCAGAAGATTTAATTGTGTCTATTTCGAATGATCGAAATAGAATTTATCTCAATGCTGAAGATTTTGATAATATTCTCGGGCAGCTTCATCTTTCCGGCCGGGTGTTAGGATACGAAGTACTGTGTGTACGGAAAGACGGCTCTACAGTGTGGACACGGCGTGATTTCAGACTTGTTGATTCGGGGTCTGCTTTACCCTGTTATATTGAGGGTTTTGTTATTGATATTACCGTTCGTAAAAAAGTTGAAGAAAAGTTGCTTAATAATCAAAAGCGGCTTCGTTCCCTTTTTGAAAATTCACCTGTTGCATTGTGGGAACTGGATTTTTCAGCGTTGAAGAAAAAAATTGATTCATGCGGTGAAACAACTGTTTTGAATATCCGGGATAAGGTTTTAAAAGATCAGAACAATGTTTTTCAATGTGTCGAGCTTATTAAGGTGCTTGCCGCAAATAATATTGCCGTGGATTTTATTGGAGCTAACTCACGCGAAGAGCTTTTGGCGTCGGGGTTCTCGTCATATGTTGTAAAAAATTCTTGGAAATATTTCAGATCTATTCTTTTGGATTTAGTTTCAGGAGCAATGCGGCATAGGAGTGAATTTTATTTCGTTCGCAGTGATGGAAAAGAACAATATTTTATTGTGAATTGCACAATTGCTCCTGAATATGAAGATTCGTGGGAGAGAGTTCTGGCGACTGTAGAAGATATTTCAGAGCTTAAGCGAATTGAAAAAGAATTGCGTATAAGTAAGGAAGAAGCCCAAAAAGCGAATGAGGCAAAGGGGCAGTTTCTTGCAAATATGACTCATGAATTCAGAACTCCCATGAACGCTATTAAGGGCATGGTTCAGCTTATTCAGGCTACTGAATTGACTACTGAACAAAATGAAAATTTAAGGCTTATCAAGTCTTCCGTGGATAGCCTGCTTGTTATTGCAAATGATATTCTGGATTTTTCAAAAATAGATTCCGGACATATGGAATTGCAGACTGAATCTTTGGATCTTCCTATGTTCTTGAAAGAGATGCGCGATGTTATGGATATCGGAGCAATGAACAAAGATTTGAAGGTTGTCCTTAAAACTGAAAATGTTCCAACTTGTGTTGAAATTGACAGCATGAGACTTCGTCAAATTTTGGTTAATCTGCTTGGAAATGCTGTTAAATTTACAAGTTCGGGTGCTGTTACTCTTACAGCCAAATTAGTACCGGATGTTGAATCCGGGAGAAAAAGGAATGTTTATTTTGAGGTTTCTGATACCGGTATTGGGTTGCCGGATAATGGTGCAGAGGACCTCTTTAAATCATTTGTGCAGGCGGACCTTTCGATTACCCGTAAGTACGGCGGAACAGGGCTGGGGCTTGCTATCTGTCACAGGCTGGTAAAGCTCATGGGCGGAGACCTCAAAGGGGGTAATAATTCAGAGGGAGGAGCTGTATTTTCGTTTGTTTTACCACTTATGGAATGCCCTCTTGATGATGTCGGAATTGAAGAAACATCCGCAAATGATAAAGATGTAAAGGATAATTTTTCTAAAGTTAAAGTGCTGGTAGCAGAAGACAGCAAAATGAATCAGATTCTTTTGCGTAAAATTTTTGAAAAAAATGGTTTGGATAATTTTGTAATTGTTGAAAATGGTAAGGAGGCAGTTGATGCCTTTACCGTGTCAGATGATTTTGACATAATATTCATGGATATCCAGATGCCGGTTATGGATGGATTTGAAGCGACCCGAGCTATACGCAAACTCCATTCCCCTGTAAGAATTGTAGCTCTTACCGCAAACAGTGATTCAGAGTACTGGCGACGTTGTAAGGATTGCGGCATGGATACCCGCATCACCAAGCCGTTCAATATTGAAGATTTATTAGCTGAACTTAAAAAAGTGTCCTGA